One genomic segment of Sminthopsis crassicaudata isolate SCR6 chromosome 2, ASM4859323v1, whole genome shotgun sequence includes these proteins:
- the LOC141552785 gene encoding olfactory receptor 4F15-like, translating to MLMLVVSMDGTNDSVITEFVLLGLSASLEMKILLFLFFFSFYVGIVLGNLFIVFTVVCDPHLHSPMYFLLANLSLIDLGLSSTTAPRMITDIFSEHKAISFPGCMIQMFFVHVMGGTEMVLLVASSMAYDRYTAICKPLHYLTIMSRKTCICFVVTAWVIGMIHAVSQFVCIVNLPFCGPNKIDSFYCDFPWVAVLACTDSNWVEHVVTANSGLISMGTFFLLIMSYIFILVTVRHHSSAGLSKAFSKLSAHITVVFLFFTPCFFVYVWEFPTLSLDKFLAILDFVVTPLLNPAIYTFRNKDMKVAMKRLSRKIMSSKETP from the exons ATGCTGATGCTAGTTGTATCAATGGATGGAACAAATGACTCCGTGATAACTGAGTTTGTGCTGCTGGGACTGTCTGCTTCTTTGGAGATGAAGattcttctcttcttatttttcttttctttctatgtgGGAATTGTGTTGGGAAACCTCTTCATTGTATTCACTGTGGTTTGTGACCCTCATCTACACTCTCCCATGTACTTCTTGCTGGCCAACCTCTCCCTCATTGACCTGGGACTATCTTCTACCACAGCCCCAAGAATGATCACTGACATTTTCAGTGAGCATAAGGCAATTTCTTTCCCAGGGTGTATGATACAGATGTTCTTTGTCCATGTCATGGGAGGAACTGAGATGGTCCtacttgtagcgagct CCATGGCTTATGACAGATACACAGCCATCTGCAAGCCCCTCCACTATTTGACCATAATGAGCCGCAAAACATGTATTTGTTTTGTAGTGACTGCCTGGGTGATTGGAATGATCCATGCTGTGTCTCAGTTTGTTTGCATTGTAAACTTGCCCTTCTGTGGCCCTAACAAGATTGATAGCTTTTACTGTGACTTTCCTTGGGTGGCGGTACTTGCCTGTACAGATAGCAACTGGGTAGAGCATGTGGTCACTGCTAACAGTGGGCTCATTTCTATGGGCACCTTCTTCCTCTTAATCATGTCCTACATCTTCATCCTTGTCACTGTGAGACATCACTCTTCTGCTGGTTTATCCAAGGCTTTCTCCAAGCTATCAGCTCATATCACTGTAGTGTTTTTGTTCTTTACTCCATGTTTCTTTGTGTATGTATGGGAATTCCCCACCTTGTCACTGGATAAATTTTTGGCCATTCTTGACTTTGTTGTTACCCCACTTTTGAATCCTGCCATCTACACATTTAGGAACAAGGACATGAAGGTGGCAATGAAAAGACTGAGCAGGAAAATTATGAGTTCCAAGGAGACACCATGa
- the LOC141555879 gene encoding olfactory receptor 4F4-like, protein MDGINNSVVTEFVMLELATSWKMKIFLFLFFFSFYVGIVLGNLFIVFTVIFDSHLHSPMYFLLANLSLTDFGLSSTTIPRMILDIFSERKVIFFPGCMIQMFFIHFIGGTELVLLIAMAYDRYAAICKPLHYLIIMNRKACIRFAAIAWVIGMLHSVSQFVLVIDLPFCGPNKLGSFYCDFPQVAKLACRDTSKVVYGVTINSGIVTMGTFFLLIISYIIILVTVRHHSSAGLSKAFSTLSAHLSVVFLFFAPCFFVYVWQVPTLSLDKFLLIFIFLITPLLNPIIYTFRNKDMKMAVKRLTKNIVGSKEYS, encoded by the coding sequence ATGGATGGTATAAACAACTCTGTGGTAACTGAATTTGTGATGCTGGAGCTGGCAACATCTTGGAAGATGAAGATTTtcctcttcttgtttttcttttcattctatgtGGGAATTGTGCTGGGAAACCTCTTCATTGTGTTTACTGTGATTTTTGACTCTCACCTTCATTCTCCTATGTACTTCTTGCTGGCCAACCTTTCTCTCACTGACTTTGGTCTGTCTTCTACAACAATACCACGAATGATCCTTGACATTTTCAGTGAACGTAAAGTCATTTTCTTCCCAGGGTGCATGATTCAGATGTTTTTTATCCATTTCATAGGAGGAACTGAACTAGTCTTGTTGATAGCCATGGCTTATGACAGATATGCAGCCATCTGTAAGCCTCTCCATTACCTGATTATTATGAACCGCAAGGCATGCATTCGTTTTGCAGCTATTGCCTGGGTGATAGGGATGCTCCATTCTGTATCTCAGTTTGTGCTTGTTATAGATTTACCCTTCTGTGGTCCTAACAAGCTTGGAAGTTTTTATTGTGATTTTCCCCAGGTTGCAAAACTTGCCTGCAGAGATACTTCCAAGGTGGTGTATGGGGTTACTATAAATAGTGGAATTGTCACTATGGGAACCTTCTTCCTTCTAATCATCTCCTATATTATAATTCTGGTCACTGTCAGACATCACTCTTCAGCTGGTTTGTCCAAGGCTTTCTCCACCCTCTCAGCTCACCTCTCTGTGGTATTCTTGTTTTTTGCTCCTTGTTTCTTTGTCTATGTATGGCAAGTCCCCACATTATCTTTGGATaaatttttgctcatatttatcTTTCTTATAACTCCACTCTTGAAtcctattatatatacatttaggaATAAGGATATGAAGATGGCAGTAAAAAGATTAACCAAGAATATTGTTGGTTCTAAGGAGTATTCATGA